One part of the Algibacter sp. L1A34 genome encodes these proteins:
- a CDS encoding VOC family protein yields the protein MENNHINYIELYANNLESIKSFYQKCFNWEFTDYGPDYIAFKNSGLEGGFEYTDSKIINGSLVVLYHANLLEIKAKIEAAGGTITKDVFMFPGGSRFQFLDPSGNELAVWCSN from the coding sequence ATGGAAAACAATCATATAAATTACATTGAGTTATATGCTAATAACTTAGAATCCATCAAAAGTTTTTATCAAAAATGTTTTAATTGGGAATTTACCGATTATGGACCAGACTACATTGCATTTAAAAATAGTGGTTTAGAAGGCGGTTTCGAATATACCGATTCCAAAATAATTAACGGATCGCTTGTGGTTTTGTATCATGCAAATTTATTAGAAATTAAAGCTAAAATAGAAGCGGCAGGAGGAACGATTACAAAAGATGTTTTTATGTTCCCGGGCGGAAGTCGATTTCAATTTTTAGATCCTTCGGGAAATGAATTGGCTGTTTGGTGTTCTAATTAA